A window of the Buchnera aphidicola (Aphis glycines) genome harbors these coding sequences:
- the nusA gene encoding transcription termination factor NusA: MNKEILAVVEAVSNEKSLPREKIFEALEVALATATKKKHEQEIDVRVSINRKTGNFSTFRRWMVVDIVNHPTKEITLAAACFEGDKVKLNDYIEDKIDSVNFDRITTQTAKQVIVQKVREAERAMLVDQFRQYIGQIVIGVVKKINRDNLILDLGNNAEAIILKEGMLPRENFRPGDRIRGILYGVYPEARGTQLFVSRSKTEMLIELFRIEVPEIGEEIIEIKAAARDPGSRAKIAVKTNDKRIDPVGACVGMRGARVQAVSSELCGERIDIILWNDNPAQFVINAMAPADVTSIIVDEDRHTMDIAVDSSNLAQAIGRNGQNVRLASQISGWELNVMTTEDLRIKHKEEASAAFNIFKKYLNVSERIIKILVKEGFSSLEELAYVPIDELSLINDLTEEEVKLVRECAQNGLNLIKLDQKTMIHKKQTEKQLLNIEGMNEILALKLAEKNIFTLEQLADQGVDDLIDIENLNAEKAGMLIMTARNICWFDNKV, from the coding sequence ATGAATAAAGAAATATTAGCTGTTGTAGAAGCTGTATCTAATGAAAAATCACTACCACGTGAAAAAATTTTTGAAGCTTTAGAAGTAGCATTAGCAACAGCTACAAAGAAAAAACATGAACAAGAAATTGATGTACGAGTTAGTATTAATCGTAAAACTGGAAATTTTAGTACTTTTAGACGATGGATGGTAGTAGATATTGTAAATCACCCAACAAAAGAAATTACTTTAGCAGCAGCTTGTTTTGAAGGCGATAAAGTCAAGCTTAATGATTATATAGAAGATAAAATTGATTCGGTTAATTTTGATCGTATTACAACACAAACTGCTAAACAAGTGATCGTTCAAAAAGTACGTGAAGCAGAACGTGCTATGTTAGTTGACCAATTTCGACAATATATTGGACAGATTGTTATTGGTGTGGTGAAAAAAATTAATAGAGATAATCTTATATTAGATTTAGGCAATAATGCTGAAGCTATTATTTTAAAAGAAGGTATGTTACCTAGAGAAAATTTTCGCCCTGGAGATCGTATTCGTGGTATTTTGTATGGGGTATATCCTGAAGCTCGTGGTACTCAGTTATTCGTGAGTCGTTCAAAAACTGAAATGCTTATAGAATTGTTTCGCATAGAAGTACCTGAAATTGGTGAAGAAATTATTGAAATTAAAGCAGCTGCACGTGATCCTGGGTCTCGTGCTAAAATTGCAGTAAAAACTAATGATAAACGCATTGACCCAGTAGGTGCATGTGTAGGTATGAGAGGTGCTCGAGTGCAAGCAGTATCTAGTGAATTGTGCGGAGAACGTATTGATATTATTCTATGGAATGATAATCCAGCTCAATTTGTTATTAACGCAATGGCTCCTGCAGATGTGACATCTATTATAGTGGATGAAGATCGTCACACAATGGATATTGCTGTAGATTCTAGTAATTTAGCTCAAGCTATTGGTAGAAATGGTCAAAATGTTCGTTTAGCTTCTCAAATTAGTGGGTGGGAACTTAATGTAATGACGACAGAAGATTTGCGCATTAAGCATAAAGAAGAGGCATCTGCTGCATTTAATATTTTTAAAAAATATTTAAATGTTTCTGAAAGAATTATTAAAATTTTAGTTAAAGAAGGTTTTTCTTCTCTTGAAGAATTAGCTTATGTACCAATCGATGAACTATCATTAATTAATGACTTGACTGAAGAAGAAGTAAAGTTAGTTCGAGAATGCGCACAAAATGGATTAAATCTAATTAAATTAGATCAAAAAACCATGATTCATAAAAAACAAACAGAAAAACAACTTTTGAATATAGAGGGTATGAATGAAATCTTAGCTTTAAAATTAGCTGAAAAGAATATATTTACTTTAGAACAACTAGCTGATCAAGGAGTAGATGATTTAATTGATATTGAAAATTTGAATGCTGAAAAAGCTGGTATGTTAATTATGACTGCTCGTAATATTTGTTGGTTTGATAATAAAGTCTAA
- the secG gene encoding preprotein translocase subunit SecG produces MYLFFLVFLIFISICLNFFILLQPGKNVSNIAHSNISTNNKLFNSFRGNSFTTNIIGLCACLFLIISLILCNINDKKINFNLFENYDTTLNEERLTLKKDNILNTEIPN; encoded by the coding sequence ATGTATTTATTTTTTTTAGTTTTTTTGATCTTTATTTCTATTTGTTTAAATTTTTTTATTTTGTTACAACCGGGGAAAAATGTAAGTAATATTGCGCATTCAAATATATCTACTAATAACAAACTATTCAATAGTTTTCGAGGTAATAGTTTTACAACAAATATCATTGGATTATGTGCCTGTTTATTTTTAATCATCAGTCTTATTTTGTGTAATATTAATGATAAAAAAATAAATTTCAATTTATTTGAAAATTACGATACAACCTTAAATGAAGAAAGATTAACTTTAAAAAAAGATAACATATTAAACACTGAAATACCTAATTGA
- the ftsH gene encoding ATP-dependent zinc metalloprotease FtsH, which yields MVKNLIFWLVITVILMSVFQNFNASDSNNHRIDYSTFLSEVNQDQIREVYINGRIISVTKKDSNKYTTYIPMNDPKLLDHLITKNVKVIGEAPEEPSILFSIFISWFPMLLLIGVWIFFMRQMQMGGGKGAMSFGKSKARMLSEDEIKTTFDDVAGCDEAKEEVSELVEYLKEPNRFQKLGGKIPKGILMVGPPGTGKTLLAKAVAGEAKVPFFTISGSDFVEMFVGVGASRVRDMFEHSRKNAPCIIFIDEIDAVGRQRGAGLGGGHDEREQTLNQMLVEMDGFDGNEGVILIAATNRPDVLDPALLRPGRFDRQVIVALPDIRGREQILKIHMRKVPLSKDVDPIIIARGTPGFSGADLANLVNEAALFAARLNNRVVSMAEFEKAKDKIMMGSERKSMIMSDFQKESTAYHEAGHVIVGKLVPDHDPAHKVTIIPRGQALGVTFFLPESDTFSVSRQKLESQISTLYGGRLAEEIIYGSKKVSTGAFNDIKVATNLARNMVTQWGFSDKLGPLLYAEEEGEVFLGRTVAKAKHMSDETARIIDEEVKSLIEVNYNRAKNILNENIDILHSMKDALIKYETIDSFQIDDLMARREVRKPKEWSENK from the coding sequence ATGGTTAAAAACCTGATATTTTGGTTAGTAATTACAGTAATTTTAATGTCTGTTTTTCAAAACTTTAATGCTAGCGATTCTAATAATCACAGGATTGATTATTCTACTTTTTTATCAGAAGTTAACCAAGATCAGATTCGTGAAGTGTATATTAATGGACGTATAATTAGTGTTACTAAGAAAGATAGTAATAAATACACTACTTATATTCCAATGAATGATCCTAAGTTATTAGATCATCTGATAACTAAAAATGTTAAAGTTATCGGAGAAGCTCCGGAAGAACCAAGTATTTTATTTTCCATATTTATTTCCTGGTTTCCCATGTTATTGCTTATTGGTGTGTGGATTTTTTTTATGCGCCAAATGCAAATGGGAGGTGGAAAAGGAGCGATGTCTTTTGGTAAAAGTAAAGCTAGAATGCTATCAGAAGATGAAATTAAAACTACTTTTGATGACGTTGCAGGATGCGATGAAGCTAAAGAAGAAGTAAGTGAATTAGTTGAATATTTAAAGGAACCTAATCGATTTCAAAAATTAGGAGGAAAAATACCTAAAGGTATTCTTATGGTCGGACCACCTGGAACTGGAAAAACATTGCTTGCAAAAGCAGTTGCAGGAGAAGCAAAAGTTCCTTTTTTTACTATATCTGGTTCAGATTTTGTTGAAATGTTTGTTGGAGTCGGAGCATCTAGAGTTAGGGATATGTTTGAACATTCCAGAAAAAATGCTCCATGTATCATATTTATTGATGAAATTGATGCGGTAGGTCGGCAAAGAGGAGCTGGTTTAGGCGGAGGACATGATGAGAGAGAGCAAACTCTTAATCAAATGTTAGTAGAAATGGATGGTTTTGATGGGAATGAAGGTGTAATTTTAATAGCTGCTACTAATAGACCTGATGTTTTAGATCCGGCTTTATTACGTCCAGGTCGATTTGATCGTCAAGTCATTGTTGCGCTTCCAGACATACGTGGAAGGGAGCAAATTTTAAAAATTCATATGCGTAAAGTGCCTTTATCTAAAGATGTTGATCCAATAATTATTGCTCGTGGAACACCAGGTTTTTCAGGGGCGGATTTAGCTAATTTAGTGAATGAAGCAGCATTATTTGCAGCACGTTTAAATAATCGCGTTGTTTCTATGGCTGAATTTGAAAAAGCAAAAGATAAAATTATGATGGGATCTGAACGTAAATCAATGATAATGAGTGATTTTCAAAAAGAATCTACTGCATATCATGAAGCTGGTCATGTGATCGTTGGAAAATTAGTTCCAGATCATGATCCGGCTCATAAAGTTACAATTATTCCTAGAGGTCAAGCACTAGGTGTAACTTTTTTTTTACCAGAATCAGATACATTTAGTGTTAGTAGACAAAAACTAGAAAGTCAAATATCAACTTTATATGGCGGTCGTTTAGCAGAAGAAATCATTTATGGTTCTAAAAAAGTGTCTACTGGTGCTTTTAATGATATTAAAGTAGCTACAAATTTAGCAAGAAATATGGTAACACAATGGGGTTTTTCAGATAAATTAGGTCCGCTTTTATATGCAGAAGAAGAAGGGGAAGTTTTTTTGGGTCGTACAGTAGCAAAAGCAAAACATATGTCTGATGAAACTGCTAGAATTATTGATGAAGAAGTGAAATCATTAATAGAAGTAAATTACAATCGAGCTAAAAATATTTTAAATGAAAATATTGATATTTTACATTCCATGAAAGATGCTTTAATAAAATACGAAACTATTGACTCCTTTCAAATTGATGATTTAATGGCAAGAAGAGAGGTTAGAAAACCAAAAGAATGGTCTGAAAATAAATAA
- a CDS encoding RlmE family RNA methyltransferase produces the protein MITNTKSNSSKRWLSEHCQDLYVKKAKENKIRSRSWFKLKEIDKDNKLFQLGMHIIDLGSAPGGWSQYAANKVGSKGSVIACDMLPMKKIEGVKFFQGDFRNPHTLNSMLKNISNHTFNIVMSDMAPNITGCWSIDMPRIIEICKIALKISKLLLSKHGVFLVKSFQGEGLNEFCEEIKILFSRIKICKPKSSRPRSREIFILAAK, from the coding sequence ATGATTACTAATACTAAATCAAATAGTTCTAAGCGTTGGCTATCAGAACATTGTCAAGATTTATATGTTAAAAAAGCAAAGGAAAATAAAATTCGATCTAGATCTTGGTTTAAATTAAAAGAAATAGATAAAGATAATAAATTATTTCAACTTGGAATGCATATTATTGATTTAGGTTCCGCTCCAGGAGGATGGTCGCAATATGCAGCCAATAAAGTTGGTTCAAAAGGATCTGTTATTGCATGTGATATGTTGCCTATGAAAAAAATAGAAGGAGTAAAATTTTTTCAAGGAGATTTTCGTAATCCACATACGTTAAATTCTATGTTAAAAAATATATCTAACCATACTTTTAATATAGTTATGTCTGATATGGCTCCTAATATTACAGGTTGTTGGTCTATTGATATGCCACGTATTATAGAAATATGTAAAATAGCACTTAAAATATCTAAACTTTTATTATCAAAACATGGTGTTTTTCTAGTAAAATCTTTTCAAGGAGAAGGTTTAAATGAATTTTGTGAAGAAATTAAAATATTATTTTCAAGAATTAAAATTTGTAAACCAAAAAGTTCTCGACCAAGATCACGAGAAATATTTATTCTAGCTGCTAAATAA
- the greA gene encoding transcription elongation factor GreA, whose product MVNLIPMTIRGAKKLRQELEQLKNKKRPRIIIEIAKAREHGDLKENAEYHSAREEQSFCEGRIKEIELKLSNCQIIDITKIPNDGRVVFGSTVTILNIKNNAIFTYQIVGDDESDFKKNLISINSPMSRGLIGKHVNTIATILTPAGSVQYKILKIDYI is encoded by the coding sequence ATGGTGAATTTAATTCCAATGACTATTAGGGGTGCTAAAAAACTTCGTCAAGAACTTGAACAATTAAAAAATAAAAAACGCCCTCGTATTATTATCGAAATAGCAAAAGCTAGAGAACATGGTGATTTAAAAGAGAACGCTGAATATCATTCAGCCCGTGAAGAGCAGAGTTTTTGTGAAGGACGAATTAAAGAAATAGAATTAAAATTATCTAATTGTCAAATTATAGATATTACAAAAATACCTAATGATGGAAGAGTTGTATTTGGCTCTACAGTAACTATTTTAAATATAAAGAATAATGCAATTTTTACATATCAAATTGTTGGCGATGATGAATCGGATTTCAAAAAAAATTTAATTTCAATTAATTCTCCAATGTCAAGAGGTTTAATTGGCAAACATGTTAATACGATTGCTACTATATTAACACCCGCTGGTAGTGTTCAATATAAAATTTTAAAAATAGATTATATTTGA
- a CDS encoding BolA family protein, producing MNNQKIISILNNKLNLEKIYATGDNNHMEIIAIGEIFKGISQVKRQQMIYAPLINMITEKKIHALSIRTYTTEEWKKNEKSS from the coding sequence ATGAACAATCAAAAAATAATATCTATATTAAATAATAAATTAAATTTAGAAAAAATATATGCTACCGGAGATAATAATCACATGGAGATCATCGCAATAGGAGAGATATTTAAAGGTATTAGCCAAGTGAAAAGACAACAAATGATTTACGCACCTTTAATTAATATGATCACAGAAAAAAAAATTCATGCATTATCTATCAGAACATATACAACAGAAGAATGGAAAAAAAATGAAAAAAGCTCTTAG
- the murA gene encoding UDP-N-acetylglucosamine 1-carboxyvinyltransferase, which produces MNKLYIEGNKKLNGHVVISGSKNAALPILFMTILATEEIEIHNIPQVTDIKIAIKLLKYLGAKIKNKNKILYIDTSSMNIYNPPYHLTKKIRASIWMLSPLVTRFGKAKIFFPGGCDIGCRPIDLHLKGLVSLGVKIIKKDNYIIALADRPLQGKHIYIEKISVGATVTIMSAATLAKGLTIIENAAQEPEIVDVAKFLNTLGANITGAGSNKIYITGVSKLYGGYHKIIPDRIETGTFLIAAAISKGFIICNKTEPKYLTNVLKKLSESGANIKVGKNWIKLDMQKKMPKAVNISTSPYPGFPTDMQPQFTLLNSIAQGKSIIVENIFENRFVYTNELIRMGAKIKIKKNYIVCTGTSKLSSNNLFCHDLRGSATLILAGCIANGITVVNNIHHFKRGYESFMKKLNKLGANIKYI; this is translated from the coding sequence ATGAATAAATTATATATAGAAGGTAATAAAAAATTAAATGGTCATGTTGTAATTTCGGGTTCTAAAAATGCCGCTTTACCTATTTTATTTATGACAATATTAGCAACAGAGGAAATTGAAATACATAATATTCCACAAGTTACAGATATTAAAATAGCAATAAAACTACTAAAATATTTAGGAGCAAAAATAAAAAATAAAAACAAAATTTTATATATTGATACAAGTAGCATGAATATTTATAACCCACCATATCACCTAACAAAAAAAATCAGAGCGTCTATTTGGATGCTAAGCCCACTTGTAACACGTTTCGGAAAAGCTAAGATATTTTTTCCAGGAGGATGCGATATAGGTTGCAGACCCATTGACCTTCATTTAAAAGGATTGGTGTCGCTAGGAGTTAAAATTATAAAAAAAGATAATTATATCATTGCATTAGCTGACAGACCTCTTCAAGGAAAACATATTTATATAGAAAAAATTAGTGTTGGAGCAACTGTGACTATTATGAGCGCTGCAACATTAGCAAAAGGCTTGACAATCATAGAAAATGCTGCTCAAGAACCTGAAATTGTTGATGTTGCAAAATTTCTAAATACTTTAGGTGCTAATATTACTGGGGCAGGAAGCAATAAAATATATATCACAGGTGTTTCTAAGTTATATGGGGGATATCATAAAATTATACCAGATAGAATTGAAACAGGAACTTTTTTAATAGCTGCTGCGATTTCTAAAGGATTTATCATATGTAATAAAACTGAGCCAAAATATCTAACAAATGTATTAAAAAAACTATCTGAAAGTGGTGCAAATATAAAAGTTGGAAAAAATTGGATTAAATTAGATATGCAAAAAAAGATGCCGAAAGCAGTAAATATTTCAACATCTCCATATCCTGGTTTTCCAACTGATATGCAACCACAATTTACTTTATTAAATAGTATTGCTCAAGGAAAAAGTATTATTGTTGAAAATATATTTGAAAATCGTTTCGTTTATACCAATGAATTAATTCGCATGGGGGCTAAAATAAAGATTAAAAAAAATTATATTGTTTGTACAGGCACTTCAAAACTATCTTCTAACAATCTTTTTTGTCATGATTTAAGAGGTTCAGCTACATTAATTTTAGCAGGATGTATTGCAAATGGAATTACAGTAGTAAATAATATTCATCATTTTAAAAGAGGATATGAATCATTTATGAAAAAACTAAATAAATTAGGAGCAAATATTAAATATATATAA
- the rplU gene encoding 50S ribosomal protein L21, with product MYAVFLSGGKQYRVKKNQVIHIEKLNCSTGSIVEFEKILMISNKNKTEIGYPFLNGIKVKAFVEHHGRSKKIKVIKFNRRKHYKKQQGHRQHFTSVKIIDINHVEK from the coding sequence ATGTATGCAGTTTTTTTAAGTGGTGGAAAACAATATCGAGTTAAAAAAAATCAAGTAATTCATATAGAAAAATTAAATTGTTCAACTGGATCAATAGTTGAATTCGAAAAAATTTTAATGATTTCAAATAAAAATAAAACAGAAATAGGATATCCTTTTTTAAATGGAATCAAAGTGAAAGCGTTTGTCGAGCATCATGGAAGATCCAAAAAAATCAAAGTAATTAAGTTTAACCGTCGCAAACATTATAAAAAACAGCAAGGACATCGTCAACATTTTACTAGTGTAAAAATCATAGATATTAACCATGTAGAGAAATAA
- the rpmA gene encoding 50S ribosomal protein L27 yields the protein MAHKKAGGSTRNGRDSHAQRLGVKHFGGELVSAGSIIVRQRGTKFHPGKNTGCGKDHTIFAIVEGRIEFKKKGAKKRTYINIIN from the coding sequence ATGGCACATAAAAAAGCTGGTGGTTCCACAAGGAACGGAAGAGATTCTCATGCTCAACGATTAGGTGTAAAACATTTTGGTGGTGAACTAGTGTCAGCAGGAAGCATTATCGTAAGACAAAGAGGAACTAAATTTCATCCTGGGAAAAATACAGGTTGTGGAAAAGATCATACTATTTTTGCAATTGTTGAAGGAAGAATAGAATTTAAAAAAAAAGGAGCAAAAAAAAGAACATATATTAACATTATTAACTAA
- the cgtA gene encoding Obg family GTPase CgtA, with protein sequence MKFVDQTIIEVIAGNGGHGCVHFRREKYIPKGGPDGGDGGDGGNVWIQSNNNLNTLVDFRFKKKFQAEHGTNGLKRNCSGKKGNDITIYVPVGTKIINYQTREIIYDLTKDQQKILIAKGGWHGLGNFRFKSSINRTPKQRTLGVIGEKRHIQLELLLIADVGTLGMPNAGKSTLVKNISGAKTKISDYPFTTLNPILGSVKIKNKKFIIADIPGIIQGASKGKGLGIHFLKHLERCKILLHIVDLFPSDYSDPIENIKYVLYELKQYSIELYNKPRLLIFNKIDLMTTDQVHVFMKKIKNDFTIKEPYYLISSLKKTGTKKLCSDILYYLKK encoded by the coding sequence ATGAAATTTGTCGACCAAACTATTATAGAAGTAATTGCAGGAAATGGCGGGCATGGATGTGTTCATTTTAGACGGGAAAAATACATACCTAAAGGAGGTCCAGATGGTGGAGATGGAGGAGATGGTGGAAATGTTTGGATTCAATCAAATAATAACTTAAATACTCTTGTAGATTTTAGATTTAAAAAAAAATTTCAAGCCGAGCATGGAACCAATGGATTAAAAAGAAACTGCTCTGGGAAAAAAGGAAACGATATTACTATATATGTACCCGTTGGCACTAAAATTATTAACTATCAAACACGCGAAATAATATATGATTTAACAAAAGATCAACAAAAAATACTCATTGCAAAAGGTGGATGGCATGGGTTAGGTAATTTTAGATTTAAATCTTCAATTAATAGAACACCAAAGCAAAGGACATTAGGAGTAATAGGAGAAAAAAGACATATACAATTAGAACTATTATTAATAGCAGATGTAGGAACATTAGGGATGCCAAACGCTGGAAAGTCAACTTTAGTAAAAAATATCTCTGGTGCTAAAACAAAAATTTCAGATTATCCATTTACTACACTCAATCCGATTTTAGGTAGTGTTAAAATTAAAAATAAAAAATTCATCATAGCAGATATTCCTGGAATAATTCAAGGTGCATCTAAAGGAAAAGGGTTAGGAATTCACTTCTTAAAACATTTAGAAAGATGTAAAATATTACTACATATTGTTGATTTATTTCCATCGGACTATTCTGATCCAATAGAAAATATTAAATATGTATTATATGAGTTAAAACAGTATAGTATAGAATTATATAATAAACCAAGACTCTTAATTTTTAACAAAATTGATTTGATGACAACCGATCAAGTTCATGTATTTATGAAAAAAATAAAAAACGATTTTACAATAAAAGAACCATATTATTTAATTTCTTCTCTAAAAAAAACAGGAACAAAAAAATTATGTTCCGATATTTTATATTATTTAAAAAAATAA
- the rpsI gene encoding 30S ribosomal protein S9 produces MKIQNYGTGRRKSSSARVFLRPGTGKIVVNKRLLNNYFGRETSCMIVRQPLELIDMINNFDFYITVKGGGISGQAGAIRQGITRALIDYNPLLRSELRKSGFVTRDSRQVERKKVGFRKARKRIQFSKR; encoded by the coding sequence ATGAAAATTCAAAATTATGGAACTGGACGTCGTAAAAGTTCTTCTGCTAGAGTCTTTTTAAGACCAGGAACAGGAAAAATAGTTGTGAATAAACGTTTGTTAAATAACTATTTTGGCCGAGAAACTTCTTGTATGATTGTTCGGCAACCTTTAGAATTAATCGATATGATAAACAATTTTGATTTTTATATTACAGTAAAAGGTGGAGGAATTTCTGGTCAAGCTGGTGCAATTAGACAAGGTATTACTCGTGCTCTAATAGATTATAATCCATTATTACGTAGTGAACTCAGAAAATCTGGATTTGTTACACGTGATTCACGACAAGTAGAACGGAAAAAAGTAGGTTTTCGTAAAGCTAGAAAACGAATACAATTTTCTAAACGTTAA
- the rplM gene encoding 50S ribosomal protein L13, with the protein MKTFSIKEKNIKRDWFYVDATNKVLGRFASAVSLRLRGKHKPQYTPHLDIGDYIIVLNASKVLVTGKKKSKKIYYHHTGYIGGIKKFTFEEIMSKNPEKIIKIAVKGMLPKGPLGRLMLKKLKIFSDDKHDHIAQCPRFLNI; encoded by the coding sequence ATGAAAACTTTTTCAATTAAAGAAAAAAATATTAAGAGAGATTGGTTTTATGTTGATGCTACCAATAAAGTGCTTGGAAGATTCGCAAGTGCTGTATCTTTACGTCTTAGAGGCAAACATAAACCTCAATATACGCCGCATCTTGATATTGGAGATTATATTATAGTTTTAAACGCTTCTAAAGTATTAGTTACAGGAAAAAAGAAAAGTAAAAAAATATATTATCATCATACAGGTTATATTGGTGGAATAAAAAAATTTACATTTGAGGAAATTATGTCAAAAAATCCTGAAAAAATTATTAAAATAGCAGTTAAAGGGATGTTACCAAAAGGGCCATTAGGACGATTAATGCTAAAAAAATTAAAAATTTTTTCTGATGATAAACATGATCATATAGCCCAATGTCCTCGATTTTTAAATATTTAA
- a CDS encoding chorismate mutase: MLSQNDLLNFRHKINNIDKKIVMLLAKRKKLILDIAQSKIQNNQPIRDINREKNLLSNLTDLGRKKNLNTNYIQRLFTLIIEESVLTQKKLLEKFRTQRDTNKTIISFLGDEGSYSYIALSRYKKHNIKNIIRRKCSNFEEVVQSVENNESNYAILPIENTCSGPINEIFNILKNINLFIVGEIYVDINHCLLAIEKVELNTIQKVYSHSQPFKQCSNFINQFPHWKIEHTHSTTDAMKKIIQKNEKTNAVLGSEISSKIYKLKILCQNISNIKNNITRFVCLSKKPYKIDLDKQVKTTIIFSLKKEKQELSKILSTLEPKNIMVKMLNFYNDNTKDQMFYLDIEKKISSNTMQNIFKKIQKISKFIKILGCYPSANKKLF; this comes from the coding sequence ATGTTGTCTCAAAATGATTTATTAAATTTTCGCCATAAAATTAACAATATTGATAAAAAAATAGTCATGTTACTTGCGAAAAGAAAAAAACTAATATTAGATATTGCTCAGTCTAAAATACAAAATAATCAGCCTATACGAGATATAAATCGTGAAAAAAATTTGCTATCTAATCTAACTGATCTAGGAAGAAAAAAAAATTTAAATACTAATTATATACAACGTTTGTTTACACTAATCATTGAAGAGTCTGTATTGACTCAAAAAAAATTATTAGAAAAATTTCGAACTCAAAGAGACACAAATAAAACTATTATTTCTTTTCTTGGTGATGAAGGATCTTATTCATATATCGCTTTATCTAGATATAAAAAACACAATATAAAAAACATTATTCGAAGAAAATGCTCAAATTTTGAAGAAGTTGTTCAATCAGTCGAAAATAATGAATCAAATTATGCTATTTTACCAATAGAAAATACTTGCTCTGGTCCTATCAATGAAATATTTAACATTTTAAAAAATATAAATTTATTTATTGTAGGAGAAATTTATGTCGATATAAATCATTGTTTGTTAGCAATAGAAAAAGTGGAACTTAATACTATTCAAAAAGTATATAGTCATTCTCAACCATTTAAACAATGTAGTAATTTTATTAATCAATTTCCACATTGGAAAATTGAACATACTCATAGTACAACCGATGCGATGAAAAAAATTATTCAAAAAAACGAAAAAACTAATGCTGTTTTAGGAAGTGAAATAAGCAGTAAAATTTATAAATTAAAAATTTTATGCCAAAATATATCCAATATAAAAAATAATATAACTAGATTTGTTTGTTTATCAAAAAAACCTTATAAAATTGATTTAGATAAACAAGTAAAAACTACAATAATATTTTCTTTAAAAAAAGAAAAACAAGAACTTTCTAAAATTCTTTCAACTTTAGAACCAAAAAACATAATGGTGAAAATGTTAAATTTTTATAATGATAATACAAAAGACCAAATGTTTTATCTTGATATTGAAAAAAAAATATCATCTAACACAATGCAAAATATTTTTAAAAAAATTCAAAAAATTAGCAAATTTATCAAAATATTAGGTTGTTATCCTAGTGCCAATAAAAAACTGTTTTAA